The following coding sequences are from one Sciurus carolinensis chromosome 11, mSciCar1.2, whole genome shotgun sequence window:
- the Drd4 gene encoding D(4) dopamine receptor yields MGNRSAADAGGLLAGRGPGTGTPGSGAALGAAGAAALVGGVLLIGVVLAGNSLVCVSVASERSLQTPTNYFIVSLAAADLLLALLVLPLFVYSEVHGGTWLLSPRLCDALMAMDVMLCTASIFNLCAISVDRFVAVTVPLRYHGQGRRQLLLIGATWLLSAAVAAPVLCGLNDVRGRDPAVCRLEDGDYVVYSSVCSFFLPCPLMLLLYWATFRGLRRWGATRRAKLHARAPRRPSGPGPPPEPSLPPGPCGPDCPVPGPVLHRVSCGPGCLPLGAIPEAELPPQPPTQALRKRHAKIPGRERKAMRVLPVVVGAFLVCWTPFFVVHITRALCPTCFVPPRLVSAVTWLGYVNSALNPVIYTVFNAEFRTVFRKALRLPCPAGGPCCTSD; encoded by the exons ATGGGGAACCGCAGCGCCGCGGACGCGGGCGGGCTGTTGGCTGGGCGTGGGCCAGGCACTGGGACCCCGGGGTCAGGCGCGGCGCTGGGGGCGGCGGGGGCCGCAGCACTGGTGGGAGGCGTGCTGCTCATTGGCGTTGTGCTGGCGGGGAATTCCCTCGTGTGCGTGAGCGTGGCGTCGGAGCGCTCGCTGCAGACGCCCACCAACTACTTCATCGTGAGCCTGGCGGCCGCCGACCTCCTCCTCGCACTGCTGGTACTGCCGCTCTTCGTCTACTCCGAG GTGCATGGTGGGACGTGGTTGCTGAGCCCCCGACTGTGCGATGCGCTCATGGCCATGGACGTCATGCTGTGCACCGCCTCCATCTTCAACCTGTGCGCCATCAGCGTGGACAG GTTCGTGGCGGTGACTGTGCCGCTGCGCTACCACGGCCAGGGCCGGCGCCAGCTGCTGCTCATCGGTGCCACGTGGCTGCTCTCTGCGGCCGTGGCGGCGCCGGTGCTGTGCGGCCTCAACGACGTGCGCGGGCGCGACCCAGCCGTGTGCCGCCTGGAGGACGGCGACTACGTGGTCTACTCGAGCGTGTGCTCCTTCTTCTTGCCCTGCCCGCTCATGCTGCTGCTCTACTGGGCCACATTCCGCGGCCTGCGGCGCTGGGGGGCGACCCGGCGAGCCAAGCTGCACGCCCGCGCGCCCCGCCGGCCCAGCGGCCCCGGCCCGCCCCCCGAACCCAGCCTCCCCCCGGGACCCTGCGGGCCCGACTGTCCCGTGCCCGGGCCGGTCCTCCACCGGGTCTCCTGCGGACCCGGCTGCCTGCCCCTCGGCGCCATTCCTGAAGCGGAGCTCCCGCCCCAGCCCCCGACGCAGGCCCTCAGGAAAAGGCACGCCAAGATCCCAGGACGCGAGCGCAAGGCCATGAGGGTCCTGCCGGTGGTGGTCG GGGCCTTCCTGGTGTGCTGGACACCCTTCTTCGTGGTGCACATAACGCGGGCACTGTGTCCGACCTGCTTCGTGCCCCCGCGCCTGGTCAGCGCCGTCACCTGGCTGGGCTACGTCAACAGCGCCCTCAACCCGGTCATCTACACGGTCTTCAACGCCGAGTTCCGCACGGTCTTCCGGAAGGCGCTGCGCCTCCCCTGTCCGGCCGGGGGGCCCTGCTGTACTTCTGATTAA